The Candidatus Eisenbacteria bacterium DNA segment GAGAACGGATCGTACATCTCCTCCATCGACCTTGTCCAAACCATCTTCGGCTTGATCCGTGTCCGCTCCCGAAACTTGAAGAGCGATGAGTCGAAGAGGTTATTCACAAGTTCCGCCCGAATCCCCCCTTGCTTGAAGGCTTTCTGAAGCTCGCGCGAACAGACTGTCACCTCCGAGGCCAATCTCATGGGCGTCTTGACAAGCCATGGAAATCGACCCATGAACTCGACTCCCCCGCCGCCCTGGTAGCTGATGACACTTCGCTTCCCGAATAGCCGCGCCACGGGCACTCCAAGCACCGCCGGCATGTATCCCCAATAAGACGCCACTTGAAAGTGCGCCACATCGCACCTGGGAACCTTCCTCAGCAGCCCGAAGAGAACGACCCACGGCTGGACCGCCAGCCTCAGCGGCGTGAGATATGCGCCTCGCAGTCTCTGCAGGTTCGTGTCGACCCTCATGACCTCAATCCCATTTTCTTCGAGATAGTGGACCAGCAGAGCCGTCTGCACGGCTACCCCGCCCTTGCGCGGAGGAAACGGCGAAACCATACAGATTTTGAAAGCTCTCTCGCCCACAGATACGCGTTCCACCTCACTTCCTCTTCCTGGGATTGTACACATTCAAGTATTTTCTGCCGGAGGCCGGGGTCGAACCGGCA contains these protein-coding regions:
- a CDS encoding glycosyltransferase family 4 protein produces the protein MERVSVGERAFKICMVSPFPPRKGGVAVQTALLVHYLEENGIEVMRVDTNLQRLRGAYLTPLRLAVQPWVVLFGLLRKVPRCDVAHFQVASYWGYMPAVLGVPVARLFGKRSVISYQGGGGVEFMGRFPWLVKTPMRLASEVTVCSRELQKAFKQGGIRAELVNNLFDSSLFKFRERTRIKPKMVWTRSMEEMYDPFSAVRTFELVKARYPDAALVMTSDGPLTRSVREYINEHGLTGVTLTGRIPTEDVARAMHEGDVCLNTSKVDGLPTALLEAAASGLPIVTTRAGGIPSVFEDGVSAALVDVGDYRAMAEAVGDLLENPDRARKMGIAASEVVAEYTWPVTSKKLMRMYGK